In Apilactobacillus bombintestini, one genomic interval encodes:
- a CDS encoding DivIVA domain-containing protein: MVLSPQDIHNKEFSVKMRGYNIDEVNEFLDRIIKDYQLTLAENEKLKQQVSSADEQLKYFNGMKDSLNQSIIVAQNAADKLKNDAQAEAKKVSEQSRKQADEILNNASDQAKQIVENISDRSKSLLTANEDLKNTTESFRSKLVTLLQSQMDLVNSDEWDKVISGVDNNYKNVEKQINDLDSFKDSVVKSESNEASLDKTVTIYPDGSYKVIE; this comes from the coding sequence ATGGTACTTAGCCCACAAGATATTCATAATAAAGAATTTTCTGTAAAAATGAGAGGATACAATATTGATGAAGTTAATGAATTTTTAGATCGTATTATTAAAGACTATCAATTAACATTGGCTGAAAATGAAAAGTTAAAACAACAAGTAAGTTCTGCTGATGAACAATTGAAATACTTTAATGGTATGAAGGATTCATTAAACCAATCAATTATTGTAGCTCAAAATGCTGCTGATAAATTGAAAAATGATGCACAAGCTGAAGCTAAGAAAGTTTCAGAACAATCTAGAAAACAAGCTGATGAAATCTTGAATAATGCTAGTGATCAAGCTAAGCAAATTGTTGAAAATATTTCCGATAGATCTAAGAGTTTATTAACAGCTAATGAAGATTTGAAGAACACTACCGAATCATTTAGAAGTAAGCTAGTAACACTATTACAAAGTCAAATGGACCTTGTAAATAGTGATGAATGGGATAAAGTTATTAGTGGAGTAGACAATAATTACAAAAATGTTGAAAAACAAATAAATGACCTTGACAGCTTTAAAGATTCAGTAGTAAAATCTGAAAGTAATGAAGCATCATTAGATAAAACAGTCACTATTTATCCAGATGGTTCATACAAAGTAATTGAATAG
- the ileS gene encoding isoleucine--tRNA ligase has product MRVKDTLNLGKTKFKMRGNLPVKEVDRQKAWDDNHVYQLRQKLNEGKPSFILHDGPPYANGDIHMGHAMNKISKDFIVRYKSMNGFRAPYVPGWDTHGLPIEQKLTQAGYDRKKMDTNEFRKLCHDYALKQVERQKAEFKRLGVSADWDNPYLTLKPEFEAAEIRVFGKMAERGLIYRGKKPVIWSWSSESALAEAEVEYHDITSPSAFYAEKVVDGKGVLDEDNTYMVVWTTTPWTIPASMGITIDAGFEYAVVKPSNDDRKFVLAKELVEKDAELFGWEDYEIVKTVKGQELEGVLAQHPFMDRKLLTMLGDFVTIDTGTGLVHTAPGFGEDDYNVGKAYGLDIFVDVDAQGYLTKAAGPDFEGVFYDDANEISLNKLKEKNLLLKYQPIVHSYPFDWRTKKPVIYRATDQWFASVDKIRDDILSAIDDVKFMPDWGKKRLYNMIKDRGDWVISRQRVWGVPLPIFYGEDGTPIITKETTDHVADLFAKYGSDIWFEKDAKDLLPEGFTSEHSPNGKFTKENDIMDVWFDSGSSHQGVCAERDYLTYPADLYLEGSDQYRGWFNSSLITSVAFSGKAPYKQLLSQGFTLDGKGHKMSKSLGNTIAPNDVIKKMGAEIVRLWVTSVDTSADVRVSMENFVKISDSYKKIRNTIRYMLANTSDFDPKENTVDFADMRSADKYMMVRLNAFIKDIKNDYDNYDFLSLNRRLMSFINSELSAFYLDFAKDILYIYAEDSLERRSMQTVLYKAVVAITKLITPILPHTAEEIWNFLSEPEDFAQLSEMPTVEKLDGEEEIAKNWHEFMEVRDDVLKALEEARNNKLIGKASEAKLSLFVSDDVKTLLDKLNTNVGQVLMVSQLSVDSLDNAPEDAQSFRNGVAIKVEHADGETCERCRLIRTDVGSDADYPQFCARCAKIVRDNFPETAKDGFDEK; this is encoded by the coding sequence ATGCGAGTAAAAGATACATTAAACTTAGGTAAAACTAAATTTAAGATGCGTGGTAATTTACCAGTAAAAGAAGTAGATAGACAAAAAGCATGGGATGATAATCATGTTTATCAATTAAGACAAAAACTAAATGAAGGTAAGCCTTCATTCATTTTACATGATGGCCCTCCATACGCTAACGGTGACATTCATATGGGTCACGCCATGAATAAGATTTCTAAAGATTTCATTGTTAGATACAAATCAATGAATGGATTTAGAGCACCTTATGTTCCTGGTTGGGATACTCATGGTCTACCTATCGAACAAAAATTAACTCAAGCTGGCTATGACAGAAAGAAAATGGATACTAATGAATTCAGAAAATTATGTCATGACTATGCATTAAAACAAGTTGAAAGACAAAAGGCTGAATTCAAACGTTTAGGAGTTTCTGCTGATTGGGATAACCCATACTTAACTCTAAAACCAGAATTCGAAGCTGCTGAAATCCGTGTATTCGGTAAGATGGCTGAAAGAGGATTAATTTACCGTGGTAAGAAGCCAGTTATTTGGTCATGGTCATCTGAATCAGCTCTTGCTGAAGCCGAAGTTGAATACCATGATATTACTTCACCATCAGCATTCTACGCTGAAAAAGTGGTTGATGGTAAAGGTGTATTAGATGAAGACAATACTTACATGGTAGTTTGGACTACTACACCATGGACTATTCCTGCATCTATGGGTATCACTATTGATGCTGGATTTGAATATGCTGTTGTTAAGCCATCAAACGATGATCGTAAATTTGTTTTAGCTAAGGAATTAGTTGAAAAAGATGCTGAATTATTCGGCTGGGAAGATTATGAAATCGTTAAGACCGTTAAGGGTCAAGAACTAGAAGGAGTATTAGCTCAACATCCATTTATGGACAGAAAACTACTAACTATGTTGGGTGACTTTGTTACTATCGATACTGGTACTGGTTTAGTACATACCGCTCCTGGTTTTGGTGAAGATGACTACAATGTAGGTAAAGCATATGGACTAGATATTTTTGTTGATGTTGATGCACAAGGTTACTTAACTAAGGCTGCTGGTCCTGATTTCGAAGGTGTATTTTATGATGATGCCAACGAAATTTCTTTGAACAAGTTAAAGGAAAAGAACCTATTACTTAAGTATCAACCAATTGTTCACAGTTATCCATTTGACTGGAGAACTAAGAAGCCAGTTATTTACCGTGCAACTGATCAATGGTTTGCTTCAGTTGATAAAATCAGAGATGACATTCTAAGTGCTATTGATGATGTTAAGTTCATGCCTGATTGGGGTAAGAAACGTCTTTACAACATGATTAAAGACCGTGGTGACTGGGTAATTTCTAGACAACGTGTTTGGGGTGTTCCACTACCAATTTTCTATGGTGAAGATGGTACTCCAATTATCACTAAAGAAACTACTGATCACGTAGCTGATTTATTCGCTAAATATGGTTCAGATATTTGGTTCGAAAAAGATGCTAAAGACTTACTACCTGAAGGATTTACAAGTGAACATTCACCAAATGGTAAGTTTACTAAGGAAAACGACATCATGGATGTTTGGTTTGACTCAGGTTCATCTCACCAAGGTGTATGTGCTGAAAGAGATTACCTAACTTATCCAGCAGATCTTTACCTAGAAGGTTCAGACCAATACCGTGGTTGGTTTAACTCTAGTTTAATCACTAGTGTTGCCTTCAGTGGTAAAGCACCTTACAAGCAATTGTTATCACAAGGATTCACTCTTGACGGAAAAGGTCATAAGATGAGTAAATCACTTGGTAACACTATTGCACCAAATGATGTAATTAAGAAGATGGGTGCTGAAATCGTTCGTCTATGGGTAACTTCAGTAGATACCTCAGCCGATGTTCGTGTTTCAATGGAAAACTTTGTTAAGATTTCTGATTCATACAAGAAGATCAGAAATACTATCAGATACATGTTAGCTAACACCAGTGATTTTGATCCTAAGGAAAACACTGTTGACTTTGCTGACATGAGATCAGCTGATAAATACATGATGGTAAGATTAAATGCATTCATCAAGGACATTAAGAATGATTATGACAACTACGATTTCTTATCATTAAACCGTAGATTAATGTCATTCATTAATTCTGAATTATCAGCATTCTACTTAGACTTTGCTAAGGATATTCTATACATTTACGCTGAAGATAGCTTAGAAAGAAGATCTATGCAAACCGTATTGTACAAAGCGGTTGTAGCAATCACTAAGTTAATCACTCCAATTCTTCCTCACACTGCTGAAGAAATTTGGAACTTCCTATCTGAACCAGAAGATTTTGCACAATTGTCAGAAATGCCAACTGTTGAAAAATTAGATGGTGAAGAAGAAATTGCTAAGAATTGGCATGAATTTATGGAAGTTAGAGACGATGTATTGAAGGCACTAGAAGAAGCAAGAAACAATAAGTTAATTGGTAAAGCTTCCGAAGCTAAGTTAAGTCTATTTGTAAGTGATGATGTTAAGACATTATTAGACAAATTAAATACTAACGTTGGCCAAGTATTAATGGTTTCACAACTTTCAGTAGATTCATTAGATAATGCACCTGAAGATGCTCAATCATTCAGAAATGGCGTTGCCATCAAGGTTGAACATGCAGACGGTGAAACTTGTGAACGTTGTCGTCTAATCCGTACTGACGTAGGTTCTGATGCAGATTATCCACAATTCTGTGCACGTTGTGCTAAAATTGTACGTGATAACTTCCCAGAAACTGCAAAAGACGGTTTTGATGAAAAATAA
- a CDS encoding cold-shock protein — MIRGKVNNFNPEHDFGFLKGTDKNKVFFHGSSVENKTKNEIEIGQAVEYQIAQGKKGPQAVKVRVIE; from the coding sequence ATGATAAGAGGTAAAGTAAACAATTTTAATCCAGAACATGATTTTGGATTCTTGAAGGGTACCGATAAAAACAAAGTCTTTTTCCACGGTTCTTCTGTAGAAAATAAGACTAAAAATGAAATAGAAATTGGTCAAGCGGTTGAATATCAAATTGCTCAAGGTAAAAAAGGCCCTCAAGCGGTTAAAGTTAGAGTCATTGAATAG
- a CDS encoding NUDIX hydrolase, giving the protein MDFEEKVIGVEPKYNGSIINVERQTVELPNGETATRDVVHHEKAVGILVITKDNKMLLEKQWRAPIKKVTMEIPAGKVDSRDNDSSEHAVVRELNEETRLKANHLKRITGFYSSVGFCDEYMDLYLATDLEEVNKEMPRDQGEYLNIGEYSLDEAMKMIDDGEIDDAKTITAIYYWKLHDQIDH; this is encoded by the coding sequence ATGGACTTTGAGGAAAAAGTTATTGGAGTGGAACCAAAATACAATGGTTCTATTATCAATGTTGAGAGACAAACCGTTGAATTACCTAATGGTGAAACTGCAACTAGGGATGTAGTTCATCATGAAAAAGCAGTGGGTATTTTGGTAATTACTAAAGACAATAAAATGCTTTTAGAAAAGCAATGGCGAGCTCCTATTAAAAAAGTCACTATGGAAATCCCAGCTGGAAAAGTAGATTCAAGAGATAACGATTCTTCTGAACATGCAGTAGTTCGTGAATTAAATGAAGAAACTAGATTAAAAGCTAATCATCTAAAACGTATTACTGGTTTTTATTCCAGTGTAGGATTTTGTGATGAATACATGGATTTATATTTGGCTACTGATTTAGAAGAAGTAAATAAAGAAATGCCTCGTGATCAAGGAGAATATTTAAACATTGGTGAATATTCCTTGGATGAAGCTATGAAAATGATTGATGATGGTGAAATTGACGATGCCAAGACAATCACTGCCATTTATTATTGGAAACTACATGATCAAATTGATCACTAG
- a CDS encoding 5'-methylthioadenosine/adenosylhomocysteine nucleosidase, producing MKFGILCAMDEEIKTLLESLSDMKKVNIKEMTFYEGNISGQEVVLVRSGIGKVEAGLTTAQLITNFDVDIVINSGSAGGIGQGLNVGDVVISTETAYHDVDARAAGYVYGQLPGQPARFQASQKWGKEIAEASKEVGLNVKKGLIVTGDQFVADQSVIDNILKEFPDALSCEMEGAAVGQVANQFDIPYVVVRAMSDNANGDADRSFDEFILDAGKKSAKMLLDLFANQK from the coding sequence ATGAAATTTGGAATTTTATGCGCAATGGACGAAGAAATTAAAACTCTTTTAGAATCATTGTCAGATATGAAAAAAGTTAATATCAAAGAAATGACTTTTTATGAAGGAAATATTTCTGGTCAAGAAGTAGTACTAGTTAGATCCGGTATTGGAAAAGTAGAAGCAGGTCTTACAACAGCTCAACTAATTACTAACTTTGATGTAGATATTGTTATTAATTCAGGTTCAGCTGGTGGAATTGGTCAAGGATTAAATGTAGGGGATGTAGTTATTTCTACTGAAACTGCATACCATGATGTGGATGCAAGAGCTGCCGGTTATGTATATGGACAATTACCTGGACAACCTGCAAGATTCCAAGCATCTCAAAAATGGGGAAAAGAAATCGCAGAAGCTTCAAAAGAAGTAGGATTAAATGTTAAAAAAGGTTTAATAGTAACTGGCGACCAATTTGTTGCTGATCAATCAGTTATTGATAACATTCTAAAAGAATTCCCAGATGCATTATCATGTGAAATGGAAGGTGCTGCTGTGGGACAAGTGGCAAACCAATTTGATATCCCATATGTAGTAGTTAGAGCTATGTCTGATAACGCTAATGGTGACGCTGATCGCAGTTTTGACGAATTTATTTTAGATGCTGGTAAGAAGTCAGCTAAGATGTTATTAGATCTTTTCGCAAATCAAAAATAG
- a CDS encoding cysteine desulfurase family protein yields MKEIYLDNAATTPMDKQVVDDMYDKMSNLYGNASTLYSIGRKSHTVLEDSRDIIAKSINAKPDEIVFTSGGSESDNTAIIQTAEARKELGNHIISTAVEHEAILKPLAYLEKHGFEVTYLPVDEKGQINIDDLKDALDDKTILVSIMTANNEVGSHMPIHEIGEILKDHQAWFHTDAVQAYGLMDIDVERDHIDMLSTSAHKINGPKMMGFLYRRTGVKFNSFVKGGDQEKKRRAGTENVPAISGFAKAVSLLTPEVKNKLHDRYVGFKKQIVDTLKDNDVDFEVNGSLDENNPIQHVLNLWIKGISSDVILANMDLEGFAISAGSACTAGNIEPSHVLVAMYGKDNHRASESIRVSFSKYTNADEIDAFVNKLIQVIGRVKKVQK; encoded by the coding sequence TTGAAGGAAATTTATTTAGATAATGCCGCAACTACGCCCATGGATAAACAAGTCGTGGATGATATGTACGACAAAATGAGTAATTTATATGGTAATGCGTCTACCTTATACAGCATTGGGAGAAAATCTCATACTGTGTTAGAAGATAGTAGAGACATTATTGCTAAAAGTATTAATGCAAAGCCAGACGAAATAGTTTTTACTAGTGGTGGTAGTGAAAGTGATAATACTGCTATTATTCAAACAGCAGAAGCTAGAAAAGAATTGGGTAACCATATTATTTCAACTGCTGTAGAACATGAAGCAATTTTAAAACCATTAGCATATCTTGAAAAACACGGATTTGAAGTTACCTATCTACCCGTTGATGAAAAGGGTCAAATTAATATTGATGATTTGAAGGATGCATTAGATGATAAAACCATCCTAGTAAGTATCATGACAGCTAACAACGAAGTGGGCTCTCATATGCCTATTCATGAAATTGGTGAAATTCTAAAGGATCATCAAGCTTGGTTCCACACTGATGCAGTTCAAGCGTATGGATTAATGGATATTGATGTAGAACGTGACCATATTGATATGTTATCTACTTCTGCACATAAAATTAATGGACCTAAAATGATGGGATTTCTATATCGCAGAACTGGAGTTAAATTTAACAGCTTTGTAAAAGGTGGAGATCAAGAAAAGAAACGTCGTGCCGGAACTGAAAATGTTCCTGCAATTTCAGGATTTGCTAAGGCTGTTTCATTGTTAACTCCTGAAGTTAAGAACAAATTGCATGATCGTTATGTTGGCTTTAAAAAACAAATTGTTGATACTCTAAAAGATAATGATGTTGATTTTGAAGTAAACGGTAGTTTGGATGAAAACAATCCTATTCAACACGTACTTAATTTATGGATTAAGGGTATTTCATCTGATGTTATTTTAGCTAATATGGACTTAGAGGGCTTCGCAATTTCTGCTGGTTCAGCATGTACAGCTGGAAACATTGAACCTTCTCATGTATTGGTTGCTATGTATGGAAAAGATAATCATCGTGCTTCAGAATCTATACGTGTAAGTTTTAGTAAATATACTAATGCGGATGAAATAGACGCATTTGTAAATAAATTGATTCAAGTTATTGGAAGAGTAAAGAAGGTGCAAAAGTAA
- the mnmA gene encoding tRNA 2-thiouridine(34) synthase MnmA: protein MTDNSNTRVVVGMSGGVDSSVTAYLLKQQGYDVVGVFMKNWDDTDENGVCTATEDYKDVAKVASEIGIPYYSVNFEKEYWDRVFTYFLAEYKKGRTPDPDVICNKEIKFRAFLDYALELGADYIATGHYARLKRDENGNNHLLRGSDDNKDQTYFLSQLSADQLDRVLFPLGDIDKPEVRRIAKKAGLATAEKKDSMGICFIGEKNFKSFLSNYLPATPGKMMTFDGEVKGQHDGLMYYTIGQRRGLGIGGDGKDNRPWFVVGKDLSKNILYVGKGYENKHLYADYLEASDIFWINSIKDRGNDFHCTAQFRYRQKDVGVTVHLNDDGKSLRVDFDDPARAVTPGQAVVFYDGDECLGSAIIDAAYQNDKELQYI, encoded by the coding sequence ATGACAGACAATAGTAATACTCGTGTTGTTGTTGGTATGTCTGGTGGGGTGGATTCCTCAGTTACAGCATACCTTTTAAAACAACAAGGTTATGACGTTGTTGGTGTATTTATGAAGAACTGGGACGACACTGATGAAAATGGTGTTTGTACCGCTACTGAAGACTACAAAGATGTAGCCAAAGTAGCTTCTGAAATAGGTATTCCATACTACTCTGTTAATTTTGAAAAAGAATATTGGGATCGTGTTTTCACTTATTTCTTAGCTGAATATAAAAAAGGTAGAACTCCAGATCCCGATGTTATTTGTAACAAGGAAATTAAGTTTAGAGCATTTCTAGACTATGCATTAGAACTAGGTGCAGACTACATTGCAACTGGGCACTATGCACGTCTAAAGCGTGACGAAAATGGTAATAATCATTTACTACGTGGTAGTGATGATAACAAAGACCAAACTTATTTCTTAAGTCAATTATCTGCTGATCAATTAGACCGTGTTTTATTCCCACTAGGTGATATTGATAAGCCAGAAGTAAGAAGAATTGCTAAAAAGGCTGGTTTAGCAACAGCTGAAAAGAAAGACTCAATGGGAATTTGCTTTATTGGTGAAAAGAACTTTAAGTCATTCTTAAGCAATTATTTACCAGCTACTCCTGGTAAAATGATGACTTTTGATGGTGAAGTTAAGGGTCAACATGATGGATTGATGTACTACACTATCGGCCAACGTCGTGGTTTAGGAATCGGTGGAGATGGTAAAGATAATCGTCCATGGTTTGTTGTAGGAAAAGACTTATCTAAGAACATTCTATATGTAGGTAAGGGTTACGAAAACAAGCATTTATATGCTGACTACTTGGAAGCTTCAGATATTTTCTGGATTAACAGCATTAAAGATCGTGGAAATGATTTCCACTGTACAGCTCAATTCCGTTACCGTCAAAAAGACGTAGGTGTTACAGTGCACTTAAATGATGATGGTAAATCATTACGAGTAGATTTTGATGATCCAGCTCGTGCGGTTACACCTGGTCAAGCTGTAGTATTTTACGATGGTGATGAATGTTTAGGTTCAGCTATTATTGATGCTGCATATCAAAACGATAAAGAATTACAATACATTTAA
- a CDS encoding histidine phosphatase family protein: MKIYFVRHGKTEWNLESRYQGAGGDSPLLDESYEQMNQLGEYLKDVKFKHAYSSPIKRARITASRVISHFNHQPKLTLWSRFEEFHLGKMEGQKFTDVQKQFPDSFDNFRNHPEKYDASEIGGESFQDVINRMQLAVHQIVNDSDEDDNVIVFSHGAALNALINSLLEVPLKDLRKRGGLANTSTTILETKDNGKSFQLVSWNNTDYLTKKLDKTDLI, from the coding sequence GTGAAAATCTATTTTGTTAGACATGGAAAAACTGAATGGAATTTGGAAAGTCGTTATCAAGGTGCTGGTGGCGATTCTCCACTTTTAGATGAAAGTTATGAACAAATGAATCAATTAGGTGAATATCTAAAAGATGTAAAATTTAAACATGCTTACTCTAGTCCCATTAAACGTGCTAGAATAACTGCTAGTCGAGTTATTTCGCATTTTAACCATCAACCTAAACTTACTTTATGGAGTCGTTTTGAAGAATTTCATTTAGGAAAAATGGAAGGTCAAAAATTTACTGACGTGCAAAAGCAATTTCCAGATAGCTTTGACAATTTCAGAAATCATCCAGAAAAGTATGATGCCAGCGAAATTGGTGGAGAAAGCTTTCAAGATGTTATAAACAGAATGCAATTGGCTGTTCATCAAATAGTTAATGATAGTGATGAAGATGATAATGTGATTGTATTTAGCCATGGTGCTGCTTTAAACGCATTAATCAATTCACTATTGGAAGTTCCATTGAAGGATTTAAGAAAACGTGGTGGATTAGCTAATACTAGTACAACTATTCTGGAAACTAAAGATAATGGAAAGAGTTTTCAATTAGTATCCTGGAATAATACAGATTATCTAACTAAGAAACTGGATAAGACTGACTTAATTTAA
- a CDS encoding tetratricopeptide repeat protein yields MDKKSEEIKNKQQAVEKERERKQKKADETLHKLVKDIDDNPHNYQTYYDLGAFLVELHNYTQAEELMMKALGLFADRSKKAKETLTYGLGNVYYAAGEYDKAIAQFNGLSNGDMKTDAYIMLAQSYMAKEDYKHAVVFALTAQGFRRQDPEVNYLLASSLLALGNFKEAANFYDKVLQAKPNDGKANFDRGIVAMVLEEDFKKYFDLAKKNDRKYFEKGQKRLADIEKFIQVKNKK; encoded by the coding sequence ATGGATAAGAAATCTGAAGAAATCAAAAACAAACAACAAGCGGTCGAAAAAGAACGTGAAAGAAAACAAAAAAAGGCCGATGAAACTTTGCATAAGTTGGTAAAGGATATCGATGATAATCCTCATAATTATCAAACTTATTATGATTTAGGTGCTTTTTTAGTAGAATTACACAACTATACACAAGCAGAAGAACTAATGATGAAAGCATTAGGATTATTTGCTGACCGCAGTAAGAAAGCAAAGGAAACATTAACCTACGGATTGGGAAATGTTTATTATGCAGCGGGTGAATATGATAAAGCTATTGCTCAATTTAACGGATTAAGTAATGGTGATATGAAGACTGATGCTTATATCATGTTGGCTCAAAGTTATATGGCTAAGGAAGACTATAAGCATGCCGTAGTATTTGCACTTACAGCACAAGGCTTCCGTAGACAAGACCCAGAAGTAAATTATTTATTAGCAAGTAGTTTACTAGCATTAGGTAATTTCAAAGAAGCAGCTAATTTCTATGATAAAGTATTGCAAGCTAAACCTAATGATGGAAAAGCTAACTTTGATCGTGGAATTGTTGCTATGGTACTAGAAGAAGATTTTAAAAAGTATTTTGACTTAGCTAAGAAAAATGACCGTAAATACTTTGAAAAGGGTCAAAAGCGTTTAGCTGATATAGAGAAATTTATTCAAGTAAAAAACAAGAAGTAG